A part of Arthrobacter dokdonellae genomic DNA contains:
- a CDS encoding MFS transporter has product MNSMFRALKVFNYRLWVTGALVSNIGTWMQRVAQDWLVLTILTHNSGTAAGITTGLQFLPIVFLGPFAGLLGDRVNKRKLLLCTQTAMGLCALVLGLLVVTRTVELWHVYVLALLLGVASAFDAPSRQAFVSEVVAKEDVPNAVALNSASFNLARLAGPGVAGLVIALFGTGPAFLINAASFAAVIFSLWRMRVSELQPVVRVPPGKGQIREGFRYIRQRPDLMMIMGLVFMVGTFGMNFQITNALMATTIFHLGPGEYGLLGSVMAVGTLAAALLAARRKKMRMLYIVGGALAFGVTVAVAAFMPSYALYALALVPVGLASLTFMNACNTTVQLTTDSAMRGRVLAVYMVVLQGGTPIGAPLVGWIATAFGARWSLWIGAVVAIASGLVALVMMNRRNHVRLRDQVRSLRPFAVAQALHR; this is encoded by the coding sequence ATGAATTCCATGTTCCGCGCGCTGAAGGTGTTCAACTACCGTCTCTGGGTGACGGGGGCGCTGGTGTCCAACATCGGCACCTGGATGCAGCGCGTGGCCCAGGACTGGCTGGTCCTGACCATATTGACCCACAACTCCGGAACGGCCGCCGGCATCACCACAGGCCTGCAGTTCCTGCCCATCGTCTTCCTCGGCCCCTTTGCCGGCCTGCTGGGCGACCGCGTCAACAAGCGCAAGCTGCTGCTGTGCACCCAGACCGCCATGGGCCTGTGTGCCCTTGTGCTGGGACTGCTGGTGGTCACGCGGACCGTGGAGCTGTGGCACGTCTACGTTTTGGCCCTCCTGCTCGGTGTTGCCAGCGCGTTCGACGCGCCGTCGCGGCAGGCGTTCGTCTCCGAAGTCGTCGCCAAGGAGGACGTGCCCAACGCCGTCGCACTTAACAGCGCGTCCTTTAACTTGGCACGGCTGGCAGGCCCCGGCGTGGCCGGCCTGGTGATTGCCCTGTTCGGCACGGGCCCGGCCTTCCTTATCAATGCCGCCAGCTTTGCCGCCGTGATCTTTTCGCTCTGGCGCATGCGGGTCTCGGAACTGCAGCCCGTGGTGCGCGTCCCCCCCGGCAAGGGCCAGATCCGTGAAGGGTTCCGCTACATCCGCCAGCGCCCGGACCTGATGATGATCATGGGTCTGGTGTTCATGGTGGGAACCTTCGGCATGAATTTCCAGATCACCAACGCGCTCATGGCGACCACCATCTTCCACCTCGGCCCGGGCGAATACGGCCTCCTGGGTTCCGTCATGGCCGTCGGAACGCTTGCGGCGGCCCTGCTGGCCGCGCGCCGCAAGAAGATGAGGATGCTCTACATTGTGGGCGGGGCACTGGCCTTTGGCGTCACCGTTGCCGTCGCAGCGTTCATGCCCAGCTATGCCCTGTATGCGCTGGCGCTGGTGCCGGTGGGGCTGGCATCCCTGACCTTCATGAATGCGTGCAACACCACTGTCCAGCTGACCACCGACTCCGCCATGCGCGGGCGCGTGCTGGCCGTCTACATGGTGGTGCTGCAGGGCGGGACCCCGATCGGCGCGCCCCTGGTGGGCTGGATTGCCACCGCGTTCGGCGCGCGCTGGTCCCTGTGGATCGGCGCCGTGGTGGCGATTGCCTCCGGGCTGGTGGCGCTGGTCATGATGAACCGCCGGAACCACGTCCGGCTCCGCGACCAAGTGCGTTCGTTGCGGCCGTTCGCGGTGGCCCAGGCGCTGCACCGGTAG
- the upp gene encoding uracil phosphoribosyltransferase, which produces MRVLVADHPLIAHKLTVLRDKNTPSPIFRLLTEELVTLLAYEATREVRVEPVNIETPVTSTVGTGLVKPTPLVVPILRAGLGMLEGMTRLLPTAEVGFLGMARNEETLEAITYAERLPEDLTGRQVYVLDPMLATGGTLIEAFKFLFDRGAADITCICLLAAPEGLARLEAAHGDRDNVHVVLASIDEGLNEKSYIVPGLGDAGDRLYGVVD; this is translated from the coding sequence ATGCGCGTACTGGTTGCGGATCATCCGCTGATTGCCCACAAGTTGACCGTCCTGCGGGACAAGAACACCCCGTCCCCCATCTTCCGCCTGCTCACCGAGGAGCTCGTGACCCTGCTGGCCTACGAGGCAACCCGCGAAGTGCGCGTGGAGCCGGTCAACATTGAAACGCCCGTAACGTCCACGGTCGGCACCGGCCTGGTTAAGCCCACGCCACTGGTGGTGCCGATCCTGCGCGCCGGGTTGGGCATGCTTGAGGGCATGACGCGCCTGCTTCCCACCGCCGAGGTCGGTTTCCTGGGCATGGCCCGCAACGAGGAAACCCTCGAGGCCATCACCTACGCCGAGCGGTTGCCCGAGGACCTGACCGGCCGTCAGGTGTATGTGCTGGATCCCATGCTGGCCACGGGCGGGACGCTGATTGAGGCGTTTAAGTTCCTCTTTGACCGGGGCGCCGCGGACATCACCTGCATCTGCCTGCTCGCCGCGCCGGAGGGCCTGGCCCGCCTCGAAGCCGCCCACGGCGACCGCGACAACGTCCACGTGGTCCTTGCCTCGATTGACGAGGGCCTGAATGAGAAGTCCTACATCGTGCCAGGCCTAGGCGACGCCGGCGACCGCCTCTACGGGGTCGTCGACTGA
- a CDS encoding response regulator transcription factor codes for MSLPIHANGPDKLTRPGGEPIRALVVDDEPSLADLMRMGLELAGWDIAVAHDGQQALKTARSFHPDVLVLDVMMPGMDGVELLGRMRTIYPDIPALFLTAKDAVADKLTGLHAGGDDYVTKPFSMEEVLLRLHRIVQRAGVTAVDTAELRVGDLVLNRDTREVSRAGTEISLTSTEFELLQFLMENPRHVLSKTRILDRVWDYDFGGQSNIVELYISYLRKKIDADREPMIHTVRGAGYVVKPCT; via the coding sequence ATGTCCCTCCCAATCCATGCCAACGGCCCCGACAAGCTGACCCGCCCCGGCGGCGAACCCATCCGCGCGCTGGTGGTCGACGACGAGCCGTCGCTGGCCGACCTGATGCGCATGGGCCTTGAGCTGGCAGGATGGGACATCGCCGTGGCGCACGACGGCCAGCAGGCCCTCAAGACGGCCCGCTCCTTCCACCCGGACGTCCTGGTCCTCGATGTCATGATGCCCGGCATGGACGGCGTGGAACTGCTGGGCCGCATGCGCACCATCTACCCTGACATCCCGGCCCTGTTCCTCACCGCCAAGGACGCCGTCGCGGACAAGCTCACGGGACTGCACGCCGGCGGCGACGACTACGTGACCAAGCCGTTCAGCATGGAGGAGGTGCTGCTGCGCCTGCACCGCATCGTCCAGCGGGCCGGCGTCACCGCCGTCGACACGGCAGAGCTGCGCGTGGGCGACCTGGTGCTCAACCGGGACACCCGCGAAGTATCCCGTGCCGGCACGGAAATTTCACTCACCAGCACCGAATTTGAGCTGCTCCAGTTCCTCATGGAAAACCCCCGCCACGTCCTCAGCAAGACGCGCATCCTGGACAGGGTCTGGGATTACGACTTCGGCGGGCAGAGCAACATCGTGGAACTGTACATCTCCTACCTGCGCAAGAAGATCGACGCGGACCGTGAACCGA
- a CDS encoding aggregation-promoting factor C-terminal-like domain-containing protein, which yields MSSAPQHGRRRAEPARKQSRRETLKQEASAAKTGGPARRMAVVAVAAALLAGGGLAQAATNNVPGGLAAASLVSGATASPSAVSAPSDIAVSFSHIDVSSVAKAKAKAPAVKSEADSVTPVAKPAAAPAKPAAPALVDDPAGAQAYAAGLLSAKGWGGDQMGCLNRLWTQESSWLTSAENASSGAYGIAQSLPAEKMASTGADYRTNYKTQIRWGLTYIEGRYGTPCGAWAQEVAAGWY from the coding sequence ATGTCTTCAGCACCACAGCACGGCCGGCGCCGTGCCGAACCCGCACGCAAGCAGTCCCGCCGCGAGACCCTCAAGCAGGAGGCCTCGGCAGCGAAAACCGGTGGGCCCGCACGCCGCATGGCCGTTGTGGCCGTCGCCGCGGCGTTGCTGGCCGGCGGAGGGCTGGCCCAGGCGGCCACCAACAATGTGCCCGGCGGCCTTGCGGCGGCGAGCCTGGTTTCGGGCGCGACGGCCTCGCCGTCGGCCGTTTCCGCCCCGTCGGACATAGCTGTCAGCTTTTCCCACATCGACGTCAGCTCCGTGGCCAAGGCGAAGGCCAAGGCCCCTGCCGTCAAGAGCGAAGCGGACTCCGTCACTCCTGTAGCCAAGCCCGCCGCGGCGCCCGCCAAGCCTGCGGCGCCGGCGCTTGTGGACGATCCCGCGGGCGCGCAGGCGTATGCCGCGGGCCTGCTCAGCGCGAAGGGCTGGGGCGGAGACCAGATGGGCTGCCTGAACCGCCTGTGGACGCAGGAGTCCAGCTGGCTGACGTCGGCGGAAAACGCCTCGAGCGGCGCCTACGGCATCGCCCAGTCGCTGCCGGCCGAAAAGATGGCCAGCACCGGCGCCGACTACCGCACCAACTACAAGACGCAGATCCGCTGGGGACTGACATACATTGAGGGCCGTTACGGCACGCCCTGCGGCGCGTGGGCCCAGGAAGTCGCCGCCGGCTGGTACTGA
- a CDS encoding DNA glycosylase AlkZ-like family protein: MDSGTQCAWSWHKQGLDGSLADRDAGQVLGNAGWARSVGGANPYLTLFSRAGIRREQADADVAALRIHELPTARGCTYVLGADDFAWALALGRDAAEAQSKLMDKLEVPRAELAALEVAVLGVLGSGVAPGADGRSAMDPKELKDRLGDAVRSLGEAGRKKGASTTLPTVLGLLQADGRIRRVPVNGRLDQQRYAYTAWGLEAAPLTPEQTRTRLMERYLGWTGGAALKQTQWFTAFTVAQTKSALAAAGAVELDGLWMLPADADARENFTAPREEQVQLLAGSDSLFLLRRNAADHFAEEDQGRQLGSTRLALQADLPDHPIVDRGRIIGLWQYDPGEERIAHWLFNAPTNAVTHRIKEVQAFIRDDLGDFRSFSLDSPSSRQKRIDALNNADS, translated from the coding sequence ATGGACAGTGGAACGCAGTGTGCCTGGAGCTGGCACAAACAGGGCTTGGACGGATCACTCGCGGACCGGGACGCCGGCCAGGTCCTTGGCAACGCGGGCTGGGCGCGCTCCGTGGGCGGCGCCAACCCGTACCTGACCCTCTTCTCGAGGGCCGGCATCCGGCGTGAACAGGCCGACGCCGACGTCGCCGCCCTGCGCATCCATGAACTGCCGACGGCGCGCGGCTGCACCTATGTGCTGGGCGCGGACGACTTCGCGTGGGCGCTTGCCCTGGGACGGGACGCCGCGGAGGCGCAGTCCAAGCTCATGGACAAGCTGGAGGTGCCGCGCGCGGAACTGGCCGCGCTGGAAGTGGCCGTGCTCGGGGTCCTCGGCTCCGGCGTCGCGCCTGGGGCGGACGGGCGGAGCGCCATGGACCCCAAGGAGCTCAAGGACCGGCTGGGTGATGCCGTGCGGAGCCTAGGCGAGGCCGGCAGGAAGAAAGGCGCCTCCACCACGCTGCCCACCGTGCTGGGGCTGCTGCAGGCGGATGGGCGCATCCGGCGCGTCCCCGTCAACGGCCGGCTGGACCAGCAGCGCTACGCGTACACTGCCTGGGGCCTGGAGGCGGCACCGCTGACGCCGGAGCAGACGCGCACCAGGCTCATGGAGCGCTACCTCGGCTGGACCGGCGGAGCCGCGCTGAAGCAGACCCAATGGTTCACGGCGTTCACCGTTGCACAGACCAAGTCGGCGCTCGCCGCGGCCGGGGCCGTGGAACTGGACGGGCTGTGGATGCTGCCCGCGGATGCCGACGCGCGGGAGAACTTCACCGCCCCGCGCGAGGAGCAGGTGCAGCTCCTCGCTGGCAGTGATTCGCTGTTCCTGCTCCGGCGCAACGCCGCGGACCACTTTGCCGAGGAGGACCAGGGGCGCCAGCTCGGCAGCACCCGGCTGGCGCTGCAGGCGGACCTTCCGGACCACCCGATCGTGGACCGCGGCCGGATCATCGGCCTGTGGCAGTACGATCCCGGCGAGGAACGCATCGCCCACTGGCTCTTCAACGCGCCCACGAACGCCGTGACGCACAGGATCAAGGAGGTGCAGGCATTTATCCGCGACGACCTGGGCGACTTCCGCAGCTTCAGCCTGGACTCGCCGTCGAGCAGGCAAAAGCGGATCGACGCGCTGAACAACGCCGACAGTTAG
- a CDS encoding MarR family winged helix-turn-helix transcriptional regulator translates to MTQTPVGTVPRITASDQPSVAADRAAGGHGAADVAAGTPAAQRKVAAARRPAGAAPLAAELRVAIMRTSRRLRAEAASRDISPGQYSVLAGILNGPLTVGELAEREQVQAPSMTRIVNGLEAAGYVTRGENPQDRRQVLVHVTGAGTAVLQRARSRRTQWLAKRVAGLSPAERATLHEAARILQEMSAK, encoded by the coding sequence ATGACTCAAACCCCTGTCGGCACTGTGCCTCGAATCACAGCATCGGACCAGCCTTCCGTTGCCGCGGACCGAGCGGCTGGGGGCCACGGTGCTGCGGACGTGGCGGCCGGCACCCCGGCGGCACAGAGGAAGGTTGCCGCGGCCAGGCGTCCGGCCGGGGCGGCCCCACTCGCCGCCGAGCTGCGCGTGGCCATCATGCGGACTTCCCGGCGGCTGCGCGCCGAAGCCGCCTCCCGAGACATCAGCCCTGGCCAATATTCGGTCCTGGCGGGCATCCTCAACGGGCCCCTGACCGTCGGGGAGTTGGCCGAGCGCGAACAGGTCCAGGCTCCGTCGATGACCCGGATCGTCAACGGGCTCGAGGCAGCCGGTTATGTCACCCGCGGGGAGAACCCGCAGGACCGGCGGCAGGTGCTTGTCCACGTGACCGGGGCCGGCACCGCCGTCCTGCAGCGGGCCCGGTCCCGCCGGACGCAGTGGCTGGCGAAGCGCGTCGCGGGCCTGTCCCCGGCGGAGCGGGCCACCCTCCACGAGGCGGCCCGGATACTGCAGGAGATGAGCGCCAAATGA
- the tadA gene encoding tRNA adenosine(34) deaminase TadA: MSKSHPIETPATALHAGWMGVALGEARRALETGDVPIGAVVLGPDGGLLGVGRNEREAHGDPTAHAEMVAIREAAQRLGGWRLEGCTLVVTLEPCTMCAGAVLLARLPKVVFGAWDEKAGAAGSVFDVLRERRLNHWVEVFPGVRQNECAALLRDFFATHR, translated from the coding sequence ATGTCTAAATCGCACCCAATCGAGACCCCCGCCACGGCCCTGCATGCCGGGTGGATGGGCGTCGCCCTGGGGGAGGCACGCCGCGCCCTGGAAACGGGGGACGTGCCCATCGGCGCCGTCGTCCTGGGGCCCGACGGCGGCCTGCTGGGGGTGGGGCGCAACGAGCGTGAGGCGCATGGGGACCCCACGGCGCACGCCGAGATGGTGGCCATCCGGGAAGCCGCGCAGCGACTGGGCGGGTGGCGGCTGGAGGGATGCACGCTGGTGGTCACGCTTGAACCGTGCACCATGTGCGCCGGAGCCGTCCTCCTGGCACGGTTGCCGAAGGTGGTTTTCGGTGCTTGGGATGAGAAGGCCGGGGCCGCCGGCTCCGTGTTCGACGTCCTCCGCGAGCGCCGCCTCAACCACTGGGTGGAAGTGTTTCCCGGCGTGCGCCAGAACGAATGCGCGGCGCTGCTGAGGGACTTCTTCGCCACCCACCGCTGA